A window of the Lolium perenne isolate Kyuss_39 chromosome 7, Kyuss_2.0, whole genome shotgun sequence genome harbors these coding sequences:
- the LOC127321227 gene encoding ervatamin-B-like translates to MARGMLPALTMVAALAAMALTASMPTTSTPMVSMLAADKIYVSSENIASEKSMRDLYERWYALYRRDSKPCDKEKRFAIFKEEARAVYELNNGDTHVKHHLNLFADMTLAEYAKSFANCSPLKIRPRDNIKLKLHQPSQYYPDKLPLNVDWRTVDGVLTSVKTQGECGSCWAIAAAGAMESIHFITNNKRTNLSIQELVDCSFKHNGCDGGYAFEAFQYVINKHGIHSSEQYPYVGNGSHCTIPLGMPVMSIRRYYYVNRRSEKSLMDAVYKAPVVITFLGVNTTEFKHYSGGIFRGPCNHKESHQALLVGYGTVPRDDANDPGVKYWVVKNSWGESWGERGYMRIERGHQADGGLCGIMLWHGLYPAHPE, encoded by the coding sequence ATGGCGAGAGGCATGCTCCCTGCGCTCACCATGGTGGCTGCACTGGCGGCCATGGCTCTAACGGCGAGCATGCCAACAACGAGCACGCCGATGGTGAGCATGTTGGCGGCGGACAAAATCTACGTCAGCTCGGAGAATATTGCTTCGGAGAAGAGCATGCGTGACCTGTATGAGCGTTGGTACGCGCTATACAGGCGCGACAGCAAACCCTGCGACAAGGAGAAGCGGTTCGCCATCTTCAAGGAGGAGGCGCGCGCTGTGTACGAGCTGAACAACGGCGACACACACGTGAAACATCATCTAAACTTATTCGCGGACATGACCCTAGCTGAGTACGCAAAATCGTTCGCCAACTGCTCCCCCCTCAAGATCCGACCCCGCGACAATATCAAGCTCAAACTTCACCAGCCCAGCCAGTACTACCCTGACAAGCTGCCACTCAACGTCGACTGGCGGACCGTGGACGGCGTTCTCACCAGCGTGAAGACCCAGGGGGAATGCGGAAGCTGCTGGGCTATTGCTGCCGCTGGAGCGATGGAGAGCATCCACTTCATCACTAACAATAAGCGCACAAACCTCTCCATTCAGGAACTAGTTGACTGCAGCTTCAAGCACAACGGTTGCGACGGTGGCTATGCTTTTGAGGCCTTCCAATATGTCATCAACAAGCACGGCATTCATTCCTCAGAGCAGTACCCGTATGTGGGAAATGGGTCGCACTGCACCATTCCCTTGGGAATGCCCGTCATGTCCATCAGGAGATATTACTACGTGAATCGACGTAGCGAGAAGAGTCTCATGGACGCGGTGTACAAGGCACCCGTCGTGATTACTTTTTTGGGAGTCAACACCACCGAGTTCAAGCACTACAGTGGTGGCATCTTTAGAGGGCCATGTAACCATAAGGAAAGCCACCAAGCCCTGCTCGTGGGCTATGGCACGGTGCCCCGTGACGATGCCAACGATCCCGGCGTCAAGTATTGGGTGGTGAAGAACTCGTGGGGGGAGTCATGGGGAGAGAGGGGCTATATGCGTATCGAGCGTGGTCATCAGGCTGACGGCGGGCTCTGCGGCATTATGCTCTGGCACGGATTGTACCCAGCCCATCCAGAATAG